Proteins from one Patescibacteria group bacterium genomic window:
- the ftsH gene encoding ATP-dependent zinc metalloprotease FtsH, translated as MKNILKNFLIFFLIFVAIASVFTFFDNKSKQVEEVSIATLVQEINQEQVKSITVKGTQLDIILKDETQQSSKKEINESLSELLKNYDVSTEKMSAVDIKVAEDSNSGFFLTTILPFIIPALFIIGLLWFMMRQVQGVNSRAMTFGQSGAKLADQQKQKITFKDVAGAKEAKEDLTEIVDFLKHPQKFIAIGAKIPKGVLLLGSPGTGKTLMARAVSGEARVPFFHISGSEFVEMFVGVGASRVRDLFKKAKKASPCIVFIDEIDAVGRQRGAGLGGSHDEREQTLNQILVEMDGFDNQTNVIVLAATNRPDVLDPALLRPGRFDRQVVIDLPDIKDREAILKIHAQKKPFDKDVDLRLVAQRTPGFSGADLANVLNEAAIAAARNNQKTIDGKTVLDSIERVMLGRERKSHILSDKEKKITAYHEAGHALAGHLLPHADGVHKVSIISRGRAAGYTLNLPKEDRMLKSYSEFIDNMAVLLGGYAAEKIFFGELTTGASNDLKKVTEVAQRMVTEFGMNEKMGPRTFGEREELVFLGKEIHERRDYSERTAEMIDEEVSKYVGQALKTVTDLIKTNKDKMEKIVKELIEKETIEKHTFEELMA; from the coding sequence ATGAAAAATATTTTAAAAAATTTTCTCATCTTCTTTTTGATATTTGTAGCTATCGCCAGTGTCTTTACTTTTTTTGATAATAAATCAAAGCAAGTAGAAGAAGTGAGCATTGCCACCCTGGTGCAAGAAATAAACCAAGAACAGGTCAAAAGCATTACTGTCAAAGGCACTCAGCTTGATATAATATTAAAAGATGAGACACAACAAAGCAGTAAAAAAGAAATAAATGAGTCTCTATCCGAGCTCCTAAAAAACTACGATGTCAGCACTGAAAAAATGTCAGCCGTGGACATAAAAGTAGCTGAAGATAGCAACTCCGGATTTTTTCTAACCACTATACTACCCTTTATAATCCCAGCTTTATTTATCATCGGCCTTCTCTGGTTTATGATGAGACAAGTCCAAGGAGTAAACTCCCGAGCTATGACCTTTGGCCAATCAGGCGCTAAACTGGCTGACCAACAAAAACAAAAAATAACCTTTAAGGATGTAGCTGGAGCTAAAGAAGCTAAAGAAGATTTAACTGAAATTGTAGATTTTTTGAAACACCCACAAAAATTTATTGCCATAGGCGCCAAAATTCCAAAAGGCGTACTGCTATTAGGCTCCCCTGGAACTGGTAAAACTCTGATGGCCAGAGCAGTATCTGGTGAAGCTAGAGTACCATTTTTCCATATTTCCGGTTCTGAGTTTGTAGAAATGTTTGTCGGAGTCGGTGCTAGCCGTGTTCGTGATCTATTCAAAAAAGCTAAAAAGGCTTCTCCTTGTATAGTTTTTATTGATGAGATAGATGCTGTCGGACGCCAACGTGGTGCTGGTCTAGGCGGAAGCCATGATGAAAGGGAACAGACTCTCAATCAAATCCTGGTAGAGATGGATGGTTTTGACAATCAGACCAATGTAATAGTGCTAGCAGCCACCAACCGACCTGATGTACTTGACCCAGCATTGCTGCGTCCAGGACGTTTTGACAGACAAGTAGTAATTGACTTACCTGATATAAAAGACCGAGAGGCAATACTTAAAATACATGCCCAGAAAAAACCATTTGATAAAGATGTAGACTTACGACTTGTTGCCCAAAGGACTCCTGGATTTTCCGGAGCTGATTTAGCCAATGTGTTAAATGAAGCTGCTATTGCTGCTGCCCGCAACAACCAAAAAACAATAGACGGTAAGACAGTGCTTGATTCTATTGAAAGAGTGATGTTGGGTCGAGAAAGAAAAAGTCATATCTTATCTGATAAAGAAAAGAAGATCACCGCCTATCATGAGGCTGGCCACGCCCTAGCCGGACATCTATTGCCACATGCCGACGGAGTACATAAAGTATCTATCATATCCAGAGGAAGAGCCGCTGGCTATACTCTCAATCTGCCAAAAGAAGACCGTATGCTAAAAAGCTATTCTGAATTTATAGACAATATGGCTGTACTCCTAGGAGGCTATGCCGCTGAAAAAATATTTTTTGGCGAATTGACCACTGGGGCTTCCAATGATTTGAAAAAAGTTACTGAAGTGGCTCAACGAATGGTTACTGAATTTGGTATGAATGAAAAGATGGGTCCTCGTACTTTTGGAGAAAGAGAAGAATTAGTATTTCTAGGAAAAGAAATACATGAAAGAAGAGACTATAGTGAGAGAACAGCTGAGATGATAGATGAAGAGGTTTCCAAATATGTTGGACAAGCTCTAAAGACTGTCACTGATCTGATAAAAACTAATAAAGATAAAATGGAAAAAATAGTTAAAGAACTTATAGAAAAAGAAACCATAGAAAAGCATACCTTTGAAGAGCTAATGGCTTAA
- a CDS encoding GspE/PulE family protein has translation MADQSGLAAISGDEKTRKLQSKLSELELREKEKRIQEQADKIGVSYINLDKFPISQEAIKIISREQSESLETVCFLYTGNEMRLGSLNPTNPQVANLKKELSEIYHTQIKVYLISENSFQKATQIYNKIPQIIQMEGVTITSEDLEKYQKQLTNFEDLNKLIQETQLTETLNIVISAGLTFGASDIHIEAEEKDVKIRLRMDGVLHDVASLPRDTWDKINSRIKLLSGLKLNLNNKPQDGRFTIHSDKEKIDVRVSSIPTAYGESIVMRLLKASVVGLQFDSLGLRGKSYNDLKNEMGKPNGMIISTGPTGSGKTTTLYAILNQLNNPQTKIITLEDPIEYKLPGIVQSQVENIDSSQEELDEGTTRRNIHYTFARGLRAILRQDPDIVMVGEIRDLETADTAINAALTGHLMLSTLHTNSAAGTIPRLLAMGVKPFLLAPALNAIIGQRLVRKLCQYCKEEDQEIDNATMTVILNALNEISPESGHKPSDLNNLKFYTSKGCEKCQNIGYKGRIGIYEVFLMSPEIEKIILSDNTSEYELEKIAINNGMISMLQDGLLKALEGITSISEIFDKVKD, from the coding sequence ATGGCAGACCAATCTGGCCTCGCAGCTATATCTGGTGATGAGAAAACAAGAAAGCTGCAAAGCAAACTATCAGAGCTAGAATTAAGAGAAAAAGAAAAGCGTATCCAGGAACAAGCTGATAAAATCGGCGTGTCTTATATTAATTTGGACAAATTCCCTATTTCACAAGAAGCTATCAAAATAATCTCAAGAGAACAATCTGAGTCTTTGGAAACTGTCTGTTTTTTATACACTGGTAATGAAATGAGACTGGGCTCTCTCAATCCCACTAATCCTCAAGTGGCCAATTTAAAAAAAGAATTATCAGAGATATACCACACCCAAATAAAGGTATATCTAATATCAGAAAATAGTTTTCAAAAAGCCACTCAAATATATAACAAAATCCCCCAGATAATCCAAATGGAAGGGGTTACTATTACTTCCGAGGACTTGGAAAAATACCAAAAACAGCTCACCAATTTTGAAGATCTCAATAAACTAATCCAAGAAACCCAGCTGACTGAAACTCTAAATATCGTCATATCAGCCGGCCTTACTTTTGGCGCATCTGATATCCATATTGAAGCCGAAGAAAAAGATGTAAAAATCCGATTGCGTATGGATGGCGTACTTCATGACGTGGCTTCCCTACCCCGTGATACCTGGGACAAAATAAACTCTCGTATAAAATTATTGTCTGGATTAAAATTAAACTTGAACAATAAACCACAAGACGGACGTTTTACTATACATTCGGACAAAGAAAAAATAGACGTCAGGGTATCCTCTATTCCAACGGCTTATGGTGAAAGTATTGTCATGAGGCTACTCAAAGCTTCCGTCGTTGGCTTACAATTTGATAGCCTTGGTCTACGTGGCAAATCATATAACGATCTAAAAAATGAAATGGGTAAGCCAAACGGCATGATCATTTCTACTGGTCCTACTGGTAGCGGTAAAACCACTACTTTATATGCCATTCTCAATCAACTAAACAACCCACAAACAAAAATAATTACTCTAGAAGATCCAATAGAATATAAGTTGCCTGGTATTGTCCAAAGTCAGGTTGAAAATATTGATTCAAGTCAAGAAGAATTAGACGAAGGAACCACCAGAAGAAATATCCATTACACTTTTGCCCGTGGTTTGAGAGCTATACTTAGACAAGACCCAGATATAGTAATGGTTGGTGAAATTAGAGATTTAGAAACCGCTGACACGGCTATCAATGCCGCTCTTACCGGACATTTGATGCTTTCTACACTACACACCAACTCAGCGGCTGGCACTATACCACGTCTACTGGCTATGGGCGTAAAGCCATTTCTATTGGCTCCAGCTTTGAACGCCATAATTGGTCAAAGATTGGTTCGCAAGTTGTGCCAATACTGTAAAGAGGAGGACCAAGAAATCGACAATGCAACTATGACTGTTATTTTAAACGCCTTAAATGAAATCAGCCCTGAGTCAGGTCACAAACCAAGCGATTTAAATAACCTGAAATTTTATACTTCCAAAGGCTGTGAAAAATGTCAGAATATCGGCTATAAAGGCCGAATCGGAATTTATGAGGTATTTTTGATGTCCCCTGAAATAGAAAAAATAATTTTATCGGACAATACTTCAGAATATGAGCTAGAAAAAATAGCCATCAATAATGGAATGATAAGTATGCTCCAAGATGGCCTGCTCAAAGCTTTAGAAGGCATAACTTCAATCTCTGAAATATTTGATAAAGTAAAAGACTAA
- a CDS encoding class I tRNA ligase family protein, whose protein sequence is MAKKLEELAKAYEPGLYEDDIYKIWEESGFFNPDNLKESKEYFSIAMPPPNATGVLHLGHASALAYEDLMVRYNRLKGKKVLWLPGTDHAAIATQTKVEKILAKEGADRQTLGREVFLQRVKDYVANSQGTIRHQTRKMGSSCDWSRERYTYDDGLSYAVSEAFIRMYEDSLIYRGHRIVNWCPRCASTLADDEVEYKEQMAKLYYIKYGPFIVATTRPETKLADTGVAVHPDDKRYKEYTGQTLEVDLAGHKIKVKVFADLTVDKDFGSGVIGVTPAHSAIDYDFAKSHSLEIIKLIDEQGKILESGGKYKGLTVLAARQAFVKDLEKAGQIDKIEDFKNNLSICYRCDTPIEPLTSEQWFVAVDKKIPGRGKSLKELATEAVSSGEIKILPERFSKIYFHWMENLHDWCISRQIWWGHRIPVWYDEEGDIIVAHNEAEAKVKAKGKKIIQDEATLDTWFSSSLWTFSTLGWPLDKKLSFDKDLIAIIKSGEKKKTYRLSDKGFSKGETVILENSQSKENFGYARIIDVKIIKFKDLDLKQAGHEKYNNTDDFKDVFKKYYPDKDITDDTDLWCYEFIYSQKADLDLFHPTSVLETGYDIIFFWVARMILMSQYILKDKPFDTVYLHGLIRDKEGQKMSKSLGNGIDPLEMIEKFGTDALRLSLIIGSSPGADLRIYEEKIAGYRNFVNKLWNISRFIFNFVEDIRPVVKQPPVKTLADRWILAELNKLIGQVSDDMDNFRISAAGEKIYDFSWNKLADWYLEISKIEKEKDDILLYILEKLLILSHPFTPFVTEKIWQEFGQAELLMIKKWPETVKFDDNIISDFAELQELVVAIRNLKAENKIAPTDFPDCYIESKILDDDYLILASQMARVTLSDHRLDVEAKYINSSIVYIDLSKEMTDKERKDLQKYIGGMEAKLQNESFVKNAPVDVIEETKKRLQEAKNKLK, encoded by the coding sequence ATGGCCAAAAAATTAGAAGAATTAGCTAAGGCATATGAGCCTGGTTTATATGAGGATGATATTTATAAAATTTGGGAAGAATCGGGTTTTTTTAATCCTGACAATTTAAAAGAAAGCAAAGAATATTTTAGTATTGCTATGCCACCACCAAATGCTACTGGTGTGTTGCACCTAGGGCACGCCTCTGCTTTGGCTTATGAAGATTTGATGGTTAGGTACAACAGGTTAAAAGGTAAAAAAGTTCTATGGTTACCTGGTACGGATCACGCAGCTATTGCAACCCAGACTAAAGTAGAAAAAATATTGGCTAAAGAGGGCGCAGATAGACAGACCTTGGGTCGGGAAGTTTTTTTGCAAAGAGTAAAAGATTATGTAGCGAATTCACAAGGCACTATCAGACATCAGACTAGGAAGATGGGCTCTAGTTGTGATTGGTCAAGAGAAAGATATACATACGATGATGGTTTATCCTACGCTGTCAGCGAAGCTTTTATTAGAATGTATGAAGACTCTTTGATATACCGTGGCCATAGGATTGTAAATTGGTGCCCAAGATGTGCCTCTACTTTGGCTGATGATGAAGTAGAATACAAAGAGCAGATGGCTAAATTGTATTATATAAAATATGGCCCTTTTATAGTAGCCACTACTAGACCAGAGACCAAGCTGGCTGATACCGGAGTAGCTGTTCATCCTGATGACAAAAGGTATAAAGAATATACTGGCCAGACTTTAGAAGTAGATTTGGCAGGACACAAAATAAAAGTAAAAGTTTTTGCTGATTTGACAGTTGATAAAGATTTTGGTTCTGGTGTAATTGGTGTTACTCCGGCTCACAGTGCTATTGATTATGATTTTGCCAAAAGCCATAGTTTGGAAATTATCAAGCTGATTGATGAACAGGGTAAGATATTGGAAAGCGGCGGCAAGTATAAAGGCCTGACAGTCCTAGCGGCCAGACAAGCTTTTGTCAAAGATTTAGAGAAGGCCGGTCAAATTGATAAGATAGAAGATTTTAAAAATAATTTATCTATATGTTACCGTTGTGACACTCCAATTGAACCGCTTACATCAGAGCAGTGGTTTGTGGCAGTTGATAAAAAAATACCTGGTAGAGGCAAAAGTCTAAAAGAGTTGGCTACAGAAGCAGTATCAAGTGGCGAAATAAAAATATTACCGGAGCGTTTTTCTAAAATATATTTTCATTGGATGGAAAATTTGCACGACTGGTGCATCTCACGTCAAATATGGTGGGGTCACAGAATACCTGTTTGGTATGACGAAGAAGGCGATATCATAGTAGCCCACAATGAAGCAGAAGCTAAAGTCAAAGCCAAAGGAAAAAAAATAATTCAAGATGAAGCTACTTTGGATACTTGGTTTTCTTCATCGCTCTGGACTTTTTCAACCCTAGGCTGGCCATTAGATAAAAAATTGTCTTTTGATAAAGACTTAATAGCTATTATAAAAAGCGGAGAAAAGAAAAAAACTTATAGATTGTCTGATAAAGGTTTTTCCAAAGGCGAGACAGTAATTTTGGAAAATTCTCAGAGCAAAGAAAATTTTGGTTATGCTAGGATTATTGATGTAAAGATTATAAAATTTAAAGATTTGGATTTAAAGCAGGCGGGTCATGAAAAATATAATAATACCGATGATTTTAAAGACGTGTTCAAAAAGTATTATCCTGATAAAGATATCACCGACGATACAGACTTATGGTGCTATGAATTTATATATAGTCAAAAAGCAGACTTAGATTTATTTCATCCTACTTCTGTCCTGGAAACGGGTTATGATATTATATTTTTTTGGGTGGCCAGGATGATATTGATGAGTCAGTATATTTTAAAAGATAAACCATTTGATACAGTTTATCTCCACGGCCTTATCAGAGATAAAGAGGGTCAAAAAATGTCCAAGTCACTAGGTAATGGTATTGATCCTTTGGAAATGATAGAGAAGTTTGGCACAGATGCTTTGCGTCTATCTTTGATAATCGGCTCTTCTCCGGGAGCTGATTTGCGTATTTATGAAGAAAAAATTGCCGGCTACAGAAATTTTGTAAACAAACTTTGGAATATATCCAGATTTATATTTAATTTTGTAGAAGATATAAGACCGGTTGTCAAACAACCACCAGTCAAGACATTGGCCGACCGTTGGATCTTAGCGGAGTTAAATAAGCTAATCGGTCAAGTAAGTGATGATATGGACAATTTTAGAATATCGGCAGCTGGTGAAAAAATTTATGATTTTTCTTGGAACAAATTAGCTGACTGGTATTTGGAGATATCCAAAATAGAAAAAGAGAAAGATGATATTTTACTTTATATTTTAGAAAAACTTCTTATTTTATCTCATCCTTTTACGCCATTTGTAACAGAAAAAATTTGGCAGGAATTTGGTCAGGCTGAGCTACTGATGATTAAAAAATGGCCAGAGACAGTAAAATTTGATGATAATATTATATCGGATTTTGCTGAGCTTCAGGAGCTGGTAGTAGCCATTAGGAATTTGAAGGCCGAAAACAAAATAGCACCGACTGATTTTCCAGATTGTTATATTGAGAGCAAAATTTTAGACGATGATTATTTAATTTTGGCCTCTCAGATGGCTCGAGTTACATTGTCAGATCATAGATTGGATGTGGAGGCAAAGTATATAAACAGCAGTATAGTATATATTGACCTATCCAAAGAAATGACCGATAAAGAAAGAAAAGATTTACAAAAGTATATTGGTGGGATGGAAGCAAAACTTCAAAATGAAAGTTTTGTAAAAAATGCTCCAGTTGATGTGATTGAGGAAACAAAAAAACGGCTTCAAGAAGCCAAAAACAAATTAAAATAG
- the tsaE gene encoding tRNA (adenosine(37)-N6)-threonylcarbamoyltransferase complex ATPase subunit type 1 TsaE, with product MKEYISNNQKETAQIANDLADRLEGGELIALSGNLGAGKTVFVKALAKALKIKEQITSPTFVLMKVYDIHSVKSSHMRGAAEPQFNGVKHKKADKFVHVDCYRLRGQDDLYDIGLGDYLNYDNIIVAIEWADKIVNLPERTIRVDIKLLEGDKRKITILWPKN from the coding sequence GTGAAAGAATACATATCAAATAACCAAAAAGAAACGGCTCAAATAGCTAATGATTTGGCCGATAGATTAGAAGGCGGGGAGCTGATAGCTTTGAGCGGTAATCTGGGAGCCGGTAAGACGGTATTTGTAAAAGCACTAGCCAAAGCGCTCAAGATAAAAGAGCAGATTACCAGTCCGACTTTTGTTTTGATGAAAGTTTATGATATTCACTCCGTTAAATCCTCGCACATGCGAGGTGCAGCTGAGCCGCAATTTAACGGGGTAAAGCATAAAAAAGCTGATAAGTTTGTTCATGTTGATTGCTATCGTTTGCGAGGTCAAGATGATCTTTATGATATAGGTTTAGGCGATTATCTAAACTATGATAATATAATAGTAGCTATTGAATGGGCGGACAAAATTGTAAATTTACCAGAAAGAACTATAAGAGTAGATATAAAATTATTAGAAGGTGACAAAAGAAAGATAACAATATTATGGCCAAAAAATTAG
- the tsaD gene encoding tRNA (adenosine(37)-N6)-threonylcarbamoyltransferase complex transferase subunit TsaD: protein MKILAIETSCDETAVAVIKGSGSFLVLEKNIVYSQVDIHTKYGGVVPEVAARKHAETIIPLLEEITGKNKLAGIDYLAVTAGPGLITSLILGISAAKTLAYANNKPLMPINHMEGHIYSNWLSNSELVKNPKKYFPALVLIVSGGHTELVLMKGHGQYFLLGQTLDDAVGEAYDKVAKLLNLGYPGGPIVSRLAESGDGQKYDFPRPMMDKKNFDFSFAGLKTAVLYALEKKKKLNQQDVKDVCASFQTAVTDVLTTKTFKAVKKYKVKSLLLAGGVSANSFLKASLASRAKEIDLPFFYPELKFTGDNAAMIAVAAYYNIKDKKKDILPAKKVFSLGPQSNWQLTKNKI, encoded by the coding sequence ATGAAAATTTTAGCAATTGAAACATCTTGCGATGAGACAGCTGTAGCCGTGATAAAAGGCAGCGGATCTTTTTTGGTTTTAGAAAAAAATATTGTTTATTCTCAAGTTGATATACACACAAAATATGGTGGGGTGGTGCCGGAAGTAGCTGCTAGAAAACATGCCGAGACCATTATACCTTTGCTAGAAGAAATAACCGGTAAAAACAAATTAGCGGGTATAGATTATCTAGCTGTTACTGCTGGACCGGGTCTTATTACTTCTTTAATTTTAGGAATTAGCGCGGCTAAAACATTAGCTTATGCTAATAATAAACCGCTCATGCCAATCAATCATATGGAAGGCCATATTTATTCCAATTGGCTTTCCAATAGTGAGTTAGTAAAAAATCCAAAGAAATATTTCCCAGCTCTCGTACTTATAGTATCGGGTGGACATACTGAGCTGGTGTTGATGAAAGGGCATGGGCAGTATTTTTTACTTGGTCAAACTTTAGATGACGCAGTTGGTGAAGCTTACGATAAAGTCGCCAAGCTTTTGAATCTGGGATATCCGGGTGGGCCGATTGTCAGTCGATTGGCTGAGTCAGGAGACGGTCAAAAATATGATTTTCCCAGACCAATGATGGACAAGAAAAATTTTGATTTTTCTTTTGCTGGTCTCAAGACGGCAGTATTATATGCTTTGGAAAAAAAGAAAAAATTGAACCAGCAGGATGTCAAAGATGTTTGTGCTTCGTTTCAAACAGCGGTTACCGATGTTTTAACTACCAAGACTTTTAAGGCTGTAAAAAAATATAAAGTCAAATCTTTACTACTAGCGGGAGGGGTGTCAGCTAATAGTTTTTTAAAAGCATCTTTGGCCAGTAGAGCCAAAGAAATAGACTTACCGTTTTTTTATCCAGAGCTGAAGTTTACTGGAGATAATGCCGCTATGATAGCCGTTGCCGCTTATTATAATATAAAAGACAAGAAAAAGGATATCTTGCCAGCTAAAAAGGTATTTAGTCTTGGTCCCCAGTCTAATTGGCAACTTACCAAAAATAAAATATAA
- a CDS encoding cupin domain-containing protein produces MLIIRQGLQGIAVLDHSKELGQPGQYSSYKGDELEDLASIVAAAKTNGFEIRYYYKDLHTSASEIIPTKIIITDIPPMTVQKFHSHQAVHELSVVTDGEIVVIDSDVLNEADVEAIRSQGVALRVNDMVIEDPGVRHSVANLTDSYATFTTVQTARIPFERFEADWVR; encoded by the coding sequence ATGCTCATTATCAGACAGGGTCTCCAAGGCATTGCTGTGCTTGACCACAGCAAAGAGCTCGGCCAGCCTGGCCAGTACAGCTCCTACAAAGGAGACGAACTGGAAGATCTGGCCAGCATCGTAGCGGCAGCCAAAACCAATGGCTTTGAAATCCGCTACTACTACAAGGATCTGCATACCTCGGCGAGCGAGATCATTCCGACCAAAATAATCATCACCGACATTCCGCCGATGACTGTCCAGAAGTTCCACAGCCATCAGGCCGTACACGAGCTTTCGGTGGTCACCGACGGCGAAATCGTAGTCATCGATTCCGACGTCCTGAACGAAGCTGATGTCGAGGCCATTCGAAGCCAGGGCGTCGCTCTCCGTGTCAACGACATGGTGATCGAAGATCCGGGAGTACGCCACAGCGTAGCCAACCTCACAGACAGCTACGCTACCTTCACCACGGTCCAGACTGCCCGAATTCCCTTTGAAAGATTTGAGGCCGACTGGGTGCGCTAA
- the trmB gene encoding tRNA (guanosine(46)-N7)-methyltransferase TrmB gives MSRKKMQKFAEAENFPNLIQLHQKDHKERLQKILSTKKDIILELACGRGEYTLALAQKDSKKNFIGIDIQGERLWNGAKYALENKISNAYFLRIQIEDLEKYFKKKSIQEIWITFPDPYPRKGQIKKRLTSPKFLQIYKNILKKESLLNLKTDDKNLYDYSQTSIKDFGGQLKEKIEDIYSQDNLPDYLKIQTNFEKKHLLAGKKIYYLSFSLK, from the coding sequence ATGTCCCGGAAAAAAATGCAAAAATTTGCCGAGGCCGAAAATTTCCCCAATCTTATTCAATTACATCAAAAAGATCATAAGGAAAGGCTTCAAAAAATTCTATCTACAAAAAAAGATATTATCTTGGAGCTGGCTTGCGGCCGTGGAGAATACACTTTGGCACTAGCCCAAAAAGATTCTAAAAAAAATTTCATTGGTATAGATATCCAGGGCGAACGTTTATGGAATGGCGCCAAATATGCACTAGAAAACAAAATAAGTAATGCCTATTTTTTGAGAATCCAAATAGAAGACTTGGAAAAATATTTTAAAAAAAAATCTATCCAAGAAATTTGGATTACTTTCCCTGATCCATACCCAAGAAAAGGCCAAATCAAAAAAAGACTTACTAGCCCAAAATTTTTACAAATTTATAAAAACATACTAAAAAAAGAATCTCTATTAAACCTTAAAACTGATGACAAAAATCTCTATGATTATAGTCAAACTAGTATAAAAGACTTTGGCGGCCAGCTAAAAGAAAAAATAGAAGATATATATAGCCAAGATAATTTACCTGATTATCTAAAAATACAAACCAATTTTGAAAAAAAACACTTATTGGCTGGCAAAAAAATTTATTATTTAAGCTTTTCTTTAAAGTAG
- a CDS encoding fibronectin type III domain-containing protein: MKNWLKILLIISVLVASFAFTPSTLAADLIISQINVGNFENNTAQLSWRTNQATRSIVYFGENPDDLQYRLIYNNYDYQHKVTLTGLESKTTYYYKIKSTAKDGISNQTFLLNFETGKIKDTTEPKILSSQLIQVTSDAAAFAWTANEEVKSVIYYGIGENNFNKSKKVNSYINDNALTITGLKAYTRYSAKIKITDRGGNYYYSKVFTFTTGGDINKNTALSIYNIEPISYGSPLISSRQVTIKFKTNIATKSYIKIGTQSKKYGKDIPSTTSHRQTTHEITLKDLKPNTTYYYVITTKNDIYGHSKSTTEYQFITLPEQSPEVLGEKINSTKVDSDRDGLIDSYEVAIGTDPLNYDTDGDGYNDGTEIKNGYNPKGPGHWIKLIYGKERSSLGYEQNKAVELKNVLEQRIGKFYISKQNWFTIVNAYVYGGYPVEAISQSIKWSGKTVHPTIPWSLWKNSPDYQNYINK; encoded by the coding sequence ATGAAAAATTGGTTAAAAATCTTATTAATAATCAGTGTTTTAGTGGCCTCTTTTGCCTTTACTCCTTCAACTTTGGCTGCTGATTTGATTATTAGTCAGATAAATGTTGGCAATTTTGAAAACAATACCGCCCAACTTAGCTGGCGCACTAATCAAGCCACCAGAAGTATAGTTTATTTTGGGGAAAACCCGGACGATTTACAATATAGACTAATTTATAATAATTATGATTATCAACATAAAGTAACTCTGACCGGATTGGAAAGTAAAACTACTTATTATTATAAAATAAAATCTACAGCCAAAGATGGCATATCTAACCAAACTTTTCTTCTAAATTTTGAAACCGGTAAAATAAAAGATACCACTGAACCAAAAATATTATCATCTCAATTGATACAAGTAACTAGCGATGCAGCTGCCTTTGCTTGGACTGCCAATGAAGAAGTAAAATCTGTAATATATTATGGTATCGGAGAAAATAATTTTAATAAAAGTAAAAAAGTAAACTCATATATAAATGATAATGCTCTTACTATCACTGGCCTCAAAGCCTATACTAGATACTCAGCCAAAATAAAAATCACTGATAGGGGTGGCAACTACTATTACAGTAAGGTGTTTACTTTTACAACAGGAGGCGACATAAATAAAAATACTGCCTTGAGTATTTATAATATTGAGCCTATAAGTTATGGAAGCCCTTTAATATCTAGCCGTCAGGTAACTATAAAATTTAAAACTAATATTGCCACAAAATCTTATATTAAAATTGGTACCCAATCAAAAAAATATGGTAAGGATATACCGAGCACCACTTCTCATCGTCAGACTACGCATGAAATTACTTTGAAAGATCTAAAGCCTAATACTACTTACTATTATGTCATTACTACTAAAAATGATATTTATGGACATAGCAAATCAACTACTGAATATCAATTTATTACCTTGCCCGAACAAAGTCCAGAAGTGTTGGGAGAAAAAATAAATTCAACTAAAGTAGACAGTGATAGAGATGGACTGATAGACTCTTATGAAGTGGCTATTGGCACCGATCCTCTAAACTATGATACTGATGGTGACGGCTACAATGATGGCACAGAGATAAAAAATGGTTATAACCCAAAAGGCCCTGGCCATTGGATAAAACTTATCTACGGTAAAGAACGCAGCTCACTTGGTTATGAACAAAACAAAGCTGTAGAATTAAAAAATGTTTTAGAGCAAAGGATAGGTAAATTTTATATCAGCAAGCAAAACTGGTTCACTATAGTCAATGCCTACGTCTACGGTGGCTATCCAGTAGAAGCAATATCTCAGTCTATAAAATGGAGTGGCAAAACTGTCCACCCTACTATCCCCTGGAGTCTCTGGAAAAACAGCCCTGATTATCAAAATTATATAAATAAATAA